CGGCACATCCTCCGGGACGGCGCCGTGCCGGAACCGCGCGACGAAGGCCTCACGCGCCCGCTCGGCCTCCGCCCGCCCGCGGAAGCGCTCGGCCAGCTCGAAGGCCAGGGCGTCCTTGGCATCCCGCGGGTTCATCCCCTCCTCGCTAATGCGGCGCTGCATCGCCTCGACCTCATCCCAGGGGCGCAGGCTAAGGAGCTCGAAATAACGCCACATGAGCTCATCCGAGATGGACATCAGCTTGGCGTAGATGTCCTCCGCGGACTCCTTCACACCCACGTAGTTGCCCAGCGACTTGGACATCTTCTTGTGACCATCGAGACCGACGAGCAGGGGCATGGTCATCACCGTCTGCGGCTTCTGCCCGAACTGACGCTGGAGCTCGCGGCCGACGAGCAGATTGAAGCGCTGATCCGTGCCTCCCAGTTCGAAATCGGCCTCCAGCGCCACCGAGTCGTAGCCCTGGATCAGGGGGTAGAGGAACTCGTGGATCGCAATCGCCGAACCGGCCTGGTAGCGCTGGTGGAAGTCGTCGCGCTCGAGCATGCGCGCGACGGTGTAGCGGGAGGCGAGCTGGATCAGATCCCCAGCCTGCATGGTGCCCATCCAATCGGAGTTGAACACCAGCCGCGTGCGCTCCGGATCGAGGATGGCGTAGATCTGCTCCTCGTAGGTACGCGCGTTTTCTCGCACCTCCTCCGGGGTCAGCGCCGGCCGGGTGGCGCTCTTGCCGCTCGGATCCCCGATGGTGGCGGTGAAATCGCCGATCAGGAACAAGACCTCGTGACCGAGGTCCTGAAACTGCCGAAGCTTGTTGATCAGCACCGTGTGGCCGAG
Above is a window of Halorhodospira halophila DNA encoding:
- the tyrS gene encoding tyrosine--tRNA ligase: MTKEDARALIRRGVEEIIPEAELEERLESGKRLRIKAGFDPTAPDLHLGHTVLINKLRQFQDLGHEVLFLIGDFTATIGDPSGKSATRPALTPEEVRENARTYEEQIYAILDPERTRLVFNSDWMGTMQAGDLIQLASRYTVARMLERDDFHQRYQAGSAIAIHEFLYPLIQGYDSVALEADFELGGTDQRFNLLVGRELQRQFGQKPQTVMTMPLLVGLDGHKKMSKSLGNYVGVKESAEDIYAKLMSISDELMWRYFELLSLRPWDEVEAMQRRISEEGMNPRDAKDALAFELAERFRGRAEAERAREAFVARFRHGAVPEDVPHVTLSYDEQGGIGIATALKEAGLVGSTSEGLRMVRQGAVRVDGERVEDPKARLEAGVGCLLQVGKRRFARVSEKGA